Proteins encoded by one window of Acetivibrio thermocellus ATCC 27405:
- the arfA gene encoding arabinosylfuranosidase ArfA encodes MKKARMTVDKDYKIAEIDKRIYGSFVEHLGRAVYDGLYQPGNSKSDEDGFRKDVIELVKELNVPIIRYPGGNFVSNYFWEDGVGPVEDRPRRLDLAWKSIEPNQVGINEFAKWCKKVNAEIMMAVNLGTRGISDACNLLEYCNHPGGSKYSDMRIKHGVKEPHNIKVWCLGNEMDGPWQVGHKTMDEYGRIAEETARAMKMIDPSIELVACGSSSKDMPTFPQWEATVLDYAYDYVDYISLHQYYGNKENDTADFLAKSDDLDDFIRSVIATCDYIKAKKRSKKDIYLSFDEWNVWYHSNNEDANIMQNEPWRIAPPLLEDIYTFEDALLVGLMLITLMKHADRIKIACLAQLINVIAPIVTERNGGAAWRQTIFYPFMHASKYGRGIVLQPVINSPLHDTSKHEDVTDIESVAIYNEEKEEVTIFAVNRNIHEDIVLVSDVRGMKDYRLLEHIVLEHQDLKIRNSVNGEEVYPKNSDKSSFDDGILTSMLRRASWNVIRIGK; translated from the coding sequence CGGCTCTTTTGTAGAACATTTGGGAAGGGCCGTATATGACGGATTGTATCAGCCTGGAAATTCCAAATCGGACGAAGACGGTTTTCGTAAAGATGTTATTGAACTGGTGAAAGAATTGAATGTGCCAATTATCCGTTATCCGGGAGGCAATTTTGTGTCCAATTATTTCTGGGAAGATGGAGTCGGGCCGGTAGAGGATAGGCCCAGACGCTTGGATTTGGCTTGGAAAAGTATAGAACCCAACCAGGTTGGGATTAATGAATTTGCAAAATGGTGCAAAAAAGTAAATGCTGAGATAATGATGGCAGTGAACCTTGGCACCAGAGGGATTTCGGATGCATGTAATTTGCTGGAATACTGTAATCATCCGGGTGGTTCAAAATATAGTGACATGAGAATAAAACATGGAGTAAAGGAACCTCACAACATAAAGGTTTGGTGTCTTGGCAATGAAATGGACGGTCCGTGGCAGGTCGGGCATAAAACAATGGATGAGTACGGCCGGATTGCTGAAGAGACTGCAAGGGCCATGAAAATGATTGACCCTTCAATTGAGTTGGTTGCCTGCGGAAGTTCCTCCAAAGACATGCCCACTTTTCCCCAATGGGAAGCAACAGTTCTGGATTATGCTTATGATTATGTGGATTATATATCATTGCATCAGTATTATGGGAATAAAGAAAATGACACAGCTGATTTTTTGGCAAAATCCGATGATTTGGATGATTTTATACGTTCTGTCATTGCCACTTGTGATTATATAAAAGCAAAGAAAAGAAGCAAGAAGGATATATACCTAAGTTTTGATGAATGGAATGTATGGTATCACTCAAATAATGAAGATGCAAACATTATGCAGAACGAACCATGGAGAATAGCGCCTCCTTTACTGGAGGATATATATACGTTTGAAGATGCGTTACTTGTCGGTTTGATGCTAATTACCCTTATGAAACACGCCGATAGAATAAAAATTGCCTGCCTGGCACAGTTGATTAATGTAATTGCGCCTATTGTGACTGAAAGAAATGGCGGGGCGGCTTGGAGGCAGACCATATTTTATCCGTTTATGCATGCTTCAAAATATGGCAGAGGAATAGTACTTCAACCGGTGATTAACAGTCCGCTTCATGATACTTCAAAACATGAAGATGTTACCGATATTGAAAGTGTTGCAATTTACAATGAAGAAAAAGAAGAAGTCACAATCTTTGCAGTTAACAGAAATATTCATGAGGATATTGTTCTTGTATCGGATGTCAGGGGTATGAAAGATTATCGTCTGCTGGAGCATATTGTCTTGGAGCATCAAGATCTAAAAATCCGTAATAGTGTAAATGGTGAGGAGGTATATCCGAAAAATTCGGATAAATCCTCATTTGATGATGGTATTTTAACGAGTATGCTTCGCAGAGCCTCTTGGAATGTAATTCGGATAGGTAAATAA
- a CDS encoding dockerin type I repeat-containing protein, whose product MIAVIDTKTVELKEKIDIKIRPFNIFAGKNGYLYVTSREPQKAYFNSYSRSTKEFMDSELVNNECLSEYNPTLDRIYAIPIDIMPIDYKVLNVDNGKFVSSYSSTYYDSYPLAEKFKISPDGKYLFNSSGVVFTCNENVNEDMKFAFTLDKKFTDIAFNMEENRFYTAVGGNQIYVYNYEDFSGIDTLSSTGEILKLFYVDGKLCALSRSANGRPMFEVIQKVKIKYGDVNKDGRINSTDIMYLKGYLLRNSAFNLDEYGLMAADVDGNGSVSSLDLTYLKRYILRRISDFPANKK is encoded by the coding sequence ATGATAGCAGTAATTGATACCAAAACTGTGGAGTTAAAAGAAAAAATAGATATCAAAATTAGGCCATTTAATATTTTTGCAGGAAAGAATGGTTACTTATATGTGACTTCAAGAGAGCCTCAAAAGGCTTATTTTAATAGCTATTCACGTTCCACTAAAGAATTCATGGATTCGGAATTAGTAAATAATGAATGCTTGTCTGAGTACAATCCAACCCTAGACAGGATTTATGCTATTCCTATTGATATAATGCCAATAGACTATAAAGTTTTAAATGTTGATAACGGTAAGTTTGTGTCTTCTTATAGTTCAACATACTATGACAGTTATCCTTTAGCAGAAAAATTTAAGATATCTCCTGACGGCAAATACTTGTTTAATAGTTCTGGAGTTGTATTTACATGCAATGAGAATGTAAATGAAGATATGAAGTTTGCTTTTACTCTGGATAAAAAATTTACAGATATTGCATTTAATATGGAAGAAAACAGGTTTTATACTGCAGTTGGCGGCAATCAAATTTACGTTTATAATTATGAAGACTTTTCAGGAATTGATACGTTGTCGTCAACTGGAGAGATATTGAAGCTGTTTTATGTAGACGGTAAATTGTGTGCTTTATCTAGAAGCGCCAATGGCAGACCAATGTTTGAAGTTATTCAAAAAGTGAAAATCAAATATGGTGATGTTAATAAAGATGGAAGAATAAATTCAACGGATATTATGTATTTGAAGGGATATCTGTTGCGAAACAGTGCTTTCAATTTAGACGAATACGGCTTAATGGCGGCGGATGTGGACGGCAATGGTTCAGTAAGCTCATTGGATTTGACATATCTGAAGAGGTATATATTACGCAGGATTTCAGACTTCCCTGCAAACAAGAAATAA